The genomic window ACAAGTGTCTCGGCATCCGCTTTTTTCAGCGGTTCAACGCCCGCACCGCCTCCCGGAACTGCGGCGGCTGTTATGCCGGCATCGGCAAAAAGGCCCGCATAACGGTCCAAGATCTGCTGCGAGATACCTGAGAACATCAGCGGTGTCGCTATCGGCATAAAACGCCCGCCGACGAGCTTCGCGGTCTCGGAAGTTTGTGAAACGCTTGAAACCACAGGGCCGATCGCGGCGGGCGGCAGTTGCGGCCTCCAATTCTCGGCTAAGAGCGATGAAGTGCTGAGTGTTACAGAATGTGCCTTACCCGATGACCGCTCGGCGGGGCCGTGAAATACCGACAGCATCTGTTCGATAGGCGTGATGCCGCAGATCGGCTCCTTCGCGTATGCAAAGCTGTAGGCGATCGCTCCTACAAGCTTTCCATCAATATAAACGGGCGAGCCTGACATTCCGGCAAACACTTGTGTCCGCAGCGCATTAGCACCGCTCAGCCGGCCAATTATCATATCCTGATGCGGCCCGACCGAACCGGGAATGATGCCGAGGATGTCAACGCCGAACTCCTCGGGCCGGTCACCCTGAAACACCGTTCGGGCAGTACCCTTAAGGCCTGCCTTCACGTCCGCGAGCGGAAATATCTGTGTCGAAGGGATCGGCGGAATAACATTGCCGTTCTGCGCGTTCAACTGGGCAGAAGCGGCGGCGATCAGCAGCAGGATCAGGCAGATAGTTAGCGGTCGGTACATCAAAAAAACCTTACGTAAACCAAGGCTTTTATGGTAACATCGAACGTGGCTTTATCGAAAGCCTCTCCGGTTTCGCCTCTTGGCCTCTTTAGCCCAAACCTCTTTTGCTATGGCCGCTTCATCACGTCTTGTCCGCAGTTTAGCCCGCTTATTTGTTCCGGCGATCGTTCTTTTTATCGCCGCCGTACTCGCCGGTTCGGTTTGGCTCGTTTATACAGCCGCTCACCCGAAGCCGAGCTCTTACCTCATTACGCCCGAGAAATTCGGCCGCATCAGCTCGCGTGCCGCGCAGATCACTGATGAAACATGGCCCGCGCACGATGGCACGACACTGAGTGGCTGGCTGCTTCGCGGCGCTCCCAATGCACCGGCGGTCATTCTGTATCACAGATACGAAGTCAACAGATCACACGTGCTGAATCTCGGCGTCAAGCTGAGCGAAGCGACGGACTTTACGATACTGATGCCCGACCTTCGCTCACACGGCGACCAATTGCAGAAGAAAGGCACCTCATTCGGCGGATGTGATACTGAGGACGCGCTTTCGGCCATCGAGTTCCTTCGGGGACTCAGAACGCCCGATCAGATCGCACTGATCGGCAAAGACATCGGCGTGTACGGAGTTGAGTTGGGTGCATTGACCGCGCTGTTCGCTGCGGCAAAAGATCCGAGCGTAAAAGCTCTCGTCCTCGATTCTGTACCGGAGAATTCCGATCAGCTATTGGATGGCATCATCCGCCGTAAATACCCGTTCGCAAATTTCATCACCGCCGGCCTCGCAAAGATCGGGACGCACATCTACTTTTATGACGGCTGTTATAGCCGCAACTCGACCTGCGACACTGCCCGAAATATCTCTGACAGGAAGGTCTTATTGTTAGCGGGCGTTGACAGTGCGGGATATCAAGAATCGACGGCGAAACTCGCTAAGTGCTTTCCTGACAACAACAAGATCGACGTTAAGACGGACCTCAGCCCGTCCGGTTTCAGCATCATCGATGCCTCGATAGAACAATCGGACGCCTATCATCAGCGCGTGATCGACTTTTTCCGCTCATCGTTGGCAAATTAACGATACTACTGAGTTTTTTCCATCGGATAACCTGCCCGTTTCCAGGCTTGGGTTCCGCCGAGGAGAGCATAAACACCGGGGATCTTTTGAAGGTTCATTTGGAACGCCAAACTGGCGCTCGTATGCTCGTTCGGTCAGGAACAATAGACGATGATCTTCTTGCCCTTCGAAACTTTTTCAAAGGTCGTCGCGGATGAGCCGAGCGGGACGTTGACAGCGCCTGCGATGTGCTCCGCGTTGAATGCCGCTTCGTCACGGCTATCGACCATCACCGCCGTTCCCGCGTCGAGATCCTTCTTCGCATCTTCGATCGAAATGCGCGGCACCTCGGAATCACTGCTGAATTTGTGATAGGGGTCGATCGCCCCCGTTCCGCATGCCGCCAAGAATAATGACGAAATTAGTAAGTACAAGAGAACACGCATCTTAAATCTATTTCTCTCCAAATGCCGCCAGCACTTCGTCGGCGTGTTTTGCCACATCGACCTTTTCGAAGATCTTTACGATCTTACCATCGTCGATGAGAAACGTCTTGCGAAATGTGCCCATATACTTTCGTCCGTACATCGACTTCTCGCCCCACACACCGTACGCCTCGACTATCTTATGATCCGTATCCGCAAGCAGATCGAACGGCAATTGGAATTTAGAGATGAACTTCTTATGCGAAGCCTCATCGTCAACCGAAACGCCAAGCACCGTAATTCCCTTTGAGCGGTATAGGCTGTCGGCATCGCGAAATGAGCAAGCTTCCTTTGTGCAGCCCGGCGTGTCATCCTTCGGGTAAAAATACAGTGCCAGCCGTTTCCCTTTGAAATCAGAGAGTTTGACCGTCCTGCCGTCCTGATCCTTCGCTGTGAAAGCCGGAGCCTTGTCGCCTTCTTTTAACATATGCCTCACTGAGTTGGCTATAATACCAAAAGCAAATTGTATCACGCCGATCGTGAAGTATCAGAGCAGGCAAAAAGCGTTAGCAGAATTGGAAGGGGTCCGCAAGAAGTTTCAGGCTCAGATCTCGGAATTTGAGCGGCGCGCCGCTGATTGTGCTCTTTGCACAACGCCGGGGGCGTGCTGCCTCGACGCTCATTTTGTAAATGTCCGTGTCAGCCACCTCGAAGCTGATGCGATAACAGACTCGATATCAAACCTGCCCGAAAAAATCAAACGAAGAGTGTTGAATCGGGCGAAAGATGCGGCGGAGCGTTACACTCTGTCTGCCGCGAACGAACCTGATGAAATGACCTACGCGTGCCCGCTGTTCGAGCCGGGCATCGGCTGTCTTGTTCACAGCAAAGCAAAACCGCTGCCGTGCATTGCCCACGCGTGTTATTCATCCGCCGAGGACCTTCCGCCCGACGAACTGCTTGAGACCGCCGAACAAAAGGTAGTGCAGCTCAACGAAAGCGTTTATGGGCGCACTTGGCTGCCCGAGCCGATACCGATCGCAATATTAGCTCGAACGCCGCAGCCGGCCTCCGAGAACGACAGCGGGCAGCAGCAGCAGAATGAAGCCGATGTGATACCAAACCGGAGCGTACGCCCATAAGTAGGCCTCGACGATGATACCTACCACGATCAGCAACAAGCCGAGTGCCGTCGTCGAACGCCGATACTCGCCCGCCGCCAACGCGCACATATAACCGGCGATGATCGAAGTTATGACGCTACGCAGGAGGTTGATCGCGGCAATGGCATTGTCGTATTCGAACGGTTCCTTGTTGAATATCGCACGCTCAACTCCCTGCGAATAGAGTCCGAGCCAGTCCGGCGAAATGCTCGCAAGCGTACTTTCGCTGCCGACCCATACGATGCTCCACACGACAAATCCAATGATAATGCCAAGAACGATCCTCATCATTTCCCTAACTTTGAAGCTGCATCGCATCTTTGTATCCGCAACGGGACAAAGTTGCCGGCAACAACGTACCTCCAATTTAGCCTACGCAATATTTCTCGCGATAAAGGTAATGTAAGCCGCCTTGCCGTGTCAACAGAAACTGCGAACAACCGGGCCGTCATATCATCGTTGACGTTGAAATGATCGTAACCGTACAATCAATTTCACCTGTGAGCACCGATACCGCACCGCCGATGACGCGGCAACAGATAAAACGTATCCACGCCGAACGGCGAGAGGAGATATGCCGACGGCTTGATGAGTTCGCCGTGATCGGCAGATCGGGCACAGACCACGATCTATGGGCTGAGATGGTCTTTTGCTTCTTCACGGGCGGCTGCTCAGCCGCAATGGGCATCCGTGCGCTCGAAGCCGTCAGGCACCTGCTGATGTCCGGAACGCAAGAGCAATTAGCAGCGGCTCTTTCAGGCGTCCACAGATATCCGAATGCCCGTTCGCGGTATATCGTCGCTTCGCGTGAATTCCTCACCGCCGACTGCAATATGAAGCTCCGTAAAAGGCTCAACAGCTTTGCATCTGACATAGAGCGTAGGGATTGGCTCGTAAATGAGAAAGGCATCAAGGGCCTCGGCTACAAGGAAGCAAGCCATTATCTTAGAAACATCGGCTTTCGCGGCTATGCGATACTGGACAAACATATTTTGAACAGTCTTTCTGAATTGAAGATAATTGAGGCCCCAAAGCCACCAAATAACCGTTCGAAGTATCTAAGCATTGAGAACAGACTCCGCGACTTTGCCATTTCGTTAAAGATCGACCTCGATGAGTTGGACCTTGTACTCTGGTCGATGAGGACGGGAAAGATCTTGAAGTGATCGTCGGGGCAGGCTGTCGGCAAGCTTATGAGGTGCCGTAACAAAAGCTTATTTGGCGTAAAAGCGGTATTTTTGACCGCTCTGCTGGTCTTATGCGTACTTACGCCCGACGCTGCTGCGCAGACTGATACCGATATAAAGCACTCCCTAAAACAGGCAGGGAAACTGACCAGAGCGGGCCTCGTTGATGAAGCTGAAACGCTGATGAGGCGGGCGGTCGCCGGCTCTCCGGAAACTTCTGCGGCAAAGGTCGAACTGGCATACATTCTTGCCAAACAGCGAAAGATCGGCGAGGCATACGACCTCGTGCTAAGCGTAGCGAAGGCCGAACCGCAGAACGCGCGTGCATTTTCGGTACTGGGCTACATTCTCCTTGCATCAGGCCGATTTGGCGACACGCGTGCCGTGCTTGAGAACGCTTTGGCGATCGACCGTTCGGATGATCTCGCATGGGCGACACTCGGCCGCTTGGACTTTTACGAGAATAAGATCGACCGCGGCATCCTCGGGCTGAAAGAAGCCGTTTTTCAAGACCCTTTTGAACCCGATCATCTTCTGGCCCTTGCGCAGGCTTGCGTTCGTGCTGAGGATTATCGCGGTGCCGCCGACAGCTACTACAAATTCCTGAGCATCTCAAAGGATACCGATAAAGAACGCCGCGACCGCATCAAAGGCCTGATCGAATTTCTCCGTTTTCTCGGAGACAAGGCGGGAATCTATACCTCCGCCCACAAGGATTCAACCGTTGTGCGATTCGATCTGGTCAACAACCGGCCGGTCATTCAGCTCAAGGTTAACGGTAAAAGCGAGGCTCTCAACTTCGTACTTGATACCGGTTCGGGAATTTCTGTAATGTCGGAAAAAGCCGCCGCGCGGCTGAAGATACGCCCTGTAACACGCGGCGGCTTTGGCCGAGGCATCGGCGGCAACGGCAAATTTGAGATCGTTTACGGCTACTTGAACAGCATCGAGATCGGCGACGTGAAGATCAAGAACATTCCGATCTATATCCGCAAGTTTCACGATCAAAACGAACGGATCGACGGCTATATCGGGCTTTCGCTGATATCGCGTTTTATTACAAAGATCGATTACGGACGACAGACCTTTTCGATCACACGACAGCCGGATGCGGACGAGCAACCATCGGAAGAAAATAATACCGTGTCGCTGCCACTCAGGCTTACGTCGAGCGGCTTTCTGAGCGGTGAGGTCTTGCTTAAGGACGTTGAGGCTCCGTTGAATTTTATCGTTGATACCGGAGCCAGCCTTACGGTAATATCAGCCGGTGTCGGGAATCTTGAATCGATCAAAGGGTACCTCGTACCCGGCAAATTGCGGATCATCGGGTCGGCGGGTGTAACTGAGAATGCTTCGATGTACGTTCTGCCGAAGGTCTCTTTCGGCAGTTATTCACGCGATGGAGTTGAGGCCGTCGCACTCGATCTGGGCGTGATAAATGAAACGTCGGGCTTTGAACAGTCCGGCATCCTAGGCGGAAACTTTCTCAGGAACTACGCGGTTACATTCGATTTTAAGAATTCAAAAGTGTTCTTTGACCCGATCTCTCCGGCTGGACCACAATGAAGATCAGTCTTTATCTCGAAACAAGCGTTATCGGTGCATACCTCGATAATGAGGATACCTTTCGGCGCGATCTCACGATACGCTGGTGGGAGCACGAACTGTCGGAATACGCGGCCTATTCGTCTGTGCTCGTCGAACGTGAGCTTGAGCGCGTAGCTGAGCCGTATCGACTCTCGTATTTGAACTTGAACGCCAAACTACCAGCCCTTGAGATGACCGACGAGGTCGCGATCCTCGCCGAGGCATACATCGAACGAGGCATCTATCAGCGCAAGTATATCGGCGACGCAGTTCATGTAGCGTTGGCGGCTTTCCACAACATCGACTATTTGGTTACCTGGAATTTTGGCCATATCGCCAACGTCCGCAAGACCGCACGACTGCGGATGTTCAACACAGCAGCGGGCTTTTTTACGCCGAATATCGTAACTCCCGATATGCTTGCACACGCCGTATAAAAAAAGCCGCCGTACGATACGGCGGCCCATTTCTCAAAGATTTCCGAACAGCTAAGGCCTGACATCAGGAGACTCGACAAAGCGCGGCAGGGTAACTTTCTGGTTAAGGTAAACGCCGAACTCGGTACCCGATTTTACGGTTGCCTCTTCGCCCTTTGTGTAGCGCTCGCCAAGAAATCCGCCACCGGCGCCAAGCAGGCCGCCGATGAGAGCTCCCTTGCCGCCGCCGATAGCCGCACCGATAATGGCGCCGCCCGCAGCGCCGCCGCCGTACCAGATCAGTTTCCGGTGAGCCATCTTATCGCCGGACGCGGTCCCTTCGTTATCACTCTTTGCCGTCTTGGTGTCGAGGTCGGTAAGCTGGCCGTTGATCGCCCGAACAGAACCGTTGGGCAGCCGAACGGAAACAAAACTGACCGACAACGCCCCCGGCTGGCCTTTTTTGCTTGCCTTCTGAACGGCATCAACATTGCCGTTCAGCGTGCTGCCCGTCGGGATAACGACGACACCCGTCGAGGAATAAACAGGCTCAGTTACCGTTGCCGTGAATTTTGTGCCCACGGTCGCTGTCTTGGACGTAAGTGTTTGATTCAGCCGTGAACGTATGATCGTGCCGGCCTCGACCGTATAAAGCGGGATCGTCGCCTTTGGGGTTATGACCTTCTTTTTGGTAACAACTTTTTTCTTTAGAACCGGCCTTCGCTTTTGCGCCGACACGCTGCCGGAACCAACCGTCAGAACCAGTGCGGCCAACGCCGCAACGATGTGAATTTTATTGAATATCTTCATTATCAACCTCTTATCTCGATCGACCTCAATGGCGGCTCGCATCTCCGCCACGTTTAGAATGTTAACTGACCGCAACGGTTGCCTTTCAACCGCCGATGTAAGAAAAATCTACCACTTTCTCCGTCCAAAATAAAAAGTTCTGCATTTTTCTGAAATATCGGTGCATTAGAACTGTACTCAAAGCGTTAGAGATAGTTCACAACCTAAAGACTCGATGACCCTCGGCCATATGCCGGGGGTCAGTCAGTTTAGAGCTGAGGTTTAACAATATTTTGCACGGGGTGAAGAAGACAATGCCGTTGACCATGCCGACCATTCTCTTGTTTGGATTAAATCTCCTCGACGCTTTGCTGACAATCGTTTGGGTAAGAAGCGGCGTGGCGACCGAAAGCAATCAGCTGATGGCCGCACTGCTTGATATCGGCAACGCTCCGTTCCTGGCCGTTAAGATCGCGATCGGCGCCGTTGCTGCCATCGTATTGATGCGCTGGGGCAACCGTCCGCTGGCACGCTACTGCCTTGCAGTGGCTCTTGCCGTCTATATCGGCCTCATGGCAGTTCACGCATTCACCGGACTTGCGGCATTCGGTTATGTCTCCAACGCATTTATCGAGAACATGGGCAGATTTCATGCCGATGTCGTCTCAATTTTCGCCTGAGTGCGGGTCAAGATATCCGAAACTCGAAACATCTCGGCATCGTATCCTAAAGCACAACCGCGCGCTCGCAGGCGTGCATCAAAGTCTCTGCTATTGCTCATAGCTGTGAGGAAGTGCATTTATGTCGAAAAGATCAGTTTACCAATTGTCAGGCAAGCAGTTGATACTGCTTGCGCTGTCGTCGGCGTTGATCACCGTCGGGGCGACAGCTCTTATTTATAATTACGGCCGCGCCGTCCTCGACAAACACGGGGCCGATGCCACGCTTGCGGAGTCAACTCCGCCGCCAACCATTTCTGACCCTTCAAAGGTTACCGACGAGCAAAATAATATTGAGGTCTATCGCGCTATCGCTCCGGGAGTCGCATTTATCAATACAACCACTTACAGCCAGGATTTCTGGGGCGATGTTCAGGAAGGCAAAGGTAACGGCTCGGGTTCGGTCATCGATCAGAACGGCGATATCCTGACCAATTATCACGTTATCGAAGGCGCACAGAAGCTCAGTGTCAGCTTTGGCGGCGATAAGACCTACCCCGCCAGAGTGATCGGCGGCGATCCCGATACTGACCTCGCTGTTATCCGTATCGATAATCCTCCGCCGAACTTAACGGTCGTACCGTTCGGCGAATCGGACACGCTCGCTGTCGGCCAAAAGGTACTTGCCATCGGAAACCCTTTCGGACTTGACCGAACATTGACCACAGGTGTTATTTCGGGCCTTCAGCGTCCGATCCGCGCGCGTAACGGACGCCCCATAGACGCTGCGATACAAACAGATGCGTCGATCAATCCCGGTAA from Chloracidobacterium sp. includes these protein-coding regions:
- a CDS encoding rhodanese-like domain-containing protein, with the protein product MRVLLYLLISSLFLAACGTGAIDPYHKFSSDSEVPRISIEDAKKDLDAGTAVMVDSRDEAAFNAEHIAGAVNVPLGSSATTFEKVSKGKKIIVYCS
- the bcp gene encoding thioredoxin-dependent thiol peroxidase, coding for MLKEGDKAPAFTAKDQDGRTVKLSDFKGKRLALYFYPKDDTPGCTKEACSFRDADSLYRSKGITVLGVSVDDEASHKKFISKFQLPFDLLADTDHKIVEAYGVWGEKSMYGRKYMGTFRKTFLIDDGKIVKIFEKVDVAKHADEVLAAFGEK
- a CDS encoding N-glycosylase/DNA lyase, producing MSTDTAPPMTRQQIKRIHAERREEICRRLDEFAVIGRSGTDHDLWAEMVFCFFTGGCSAAMGIRALEAVRHLLMSGTQEQLAAALSGVHRYPNARSRYIVASREFLTADCNMKLRKRLNSFASDIERRDWLVNEKGIKGLGYKEASHYLRNIGFRGYAILDKHILNSLSELKIIEAPKPPNNRSKYLSIENRLRDFAISLKIDLDELDLVLWSMRTGKILK
- a CDS encoding aspartyl protease family protein → MRCRNKSLFGVKAVFLTALLVLCVLTPDAAAQTDTDIKHSLKQAGKLTRAGLVDEAETLMRRAVAGSPETSAAKVELAYILAKQRKIGEAYDLVLSVAKAEPQNARAFSVLGYILLASGRFGDTRAVLENALAIDRSDDLAWATLGRLDFYENKIDRGILGLKEAVFQDPFEPDHLLALAQACVRAEDYRGAADSYYKFLSISKDTDKERRDRIKGLIEFLRFLGDKAGIYTSAHKDSTVVRFDLVNNRPVIQLKVNGKSEALNFVLDTGSGISVMSEKAAARLKIRPVTRGGFGRGIGGNGKFEIVYGYLNSIEIGDVKIKNIPIYIRKFHDQNERIDGYIGLSLISRFITKIDYGRQTFSITRQPDADEQPSEENNTVSLPLRLTSSGFLSGEVLLKDVEAPLNFIVDTGASLTVISAGVGNLESIKGYLVPGKLRIIGSAGVTENASMYVLPKVSFGSYSRDGVEAVALDLGVINETSGFEQSGILGGNFLRNYAVTFDFKNSKVFFDPISPAGPQ
- a CDS encoding PIN domain-containing protein, with protein sequence MKISLYLETSVIGAYLDNEDTFRRDLTIRWWEHELSEYAAYSSVLVERELERVAEPYRLSYLNLNAKLPALEMTDEVAILAEAYIERGIYQRKYIGDAVHVALAAFHNIDYLVTWNFGHIANVRKTARLRMFNTAAGFFTPNIVTPDMLAHAV
- a CDS encoding trypsin-like peptidase domain-containing protein, with amino-acid sequence MSKRSVYQLSGKQLILLALSSALITVGATALIYNYGRAVLDKHGADATLAESTPPPTISDPSKVTDEQNNIEVYRAIAPGVAFINTTTYSQDFWGDVQEGKGNGSGSVIDQNGDILTNYHVIEGAQKLSVSFGGDKTYPARVIGGDPDTDLAVIRIDNPPPNLTVVPFGESDTLAVGQKVLAIGNPFGLDRTLTTGVISGLQRPIRARNGRPIDAAIQTDASINPGNSGGPLLDKFGRMIGINSQILSPAGGSVGVGFAIPIGTAKRVIPQLLQYGEVRRPKLGASLISVAEVSGRGYRVPIESGLIVQRVDGSTAGLRGLTQSADGGVAWGDIIVSVDGEAMNSVDDLYRYLDKKQIGDTVNVEVFRGGQRVTVPVKLSAGSSKQPARRAEE